Proteins co-encoded in one Leptolyngbya sp. FACHB-261 genomic window:
- a CDS encoding DNA sulfur modification protein DndB: MLQLVIRAVPVQRGPQGEHVSYLSSLPFGDITRLLADGRLYVPNEPELPDLAQRKTNPTRVKSISRYILDTYQKGSTFFPPICVNVQPSPNYSDGNLLLPYDSVVLRLTDGQHRCFGIRKALEDVQFNQPAHFPILSQIEVGVLLYSGLSIEMERQAFRDQNLLAQRPGTSLSYSFDQRSLEVTIAKSLIERVPSFCNNVEMFENGLGRNNAKLLTFSTLVKATQHMFPGLTSDDGLELRTYWATCFWTATARSLLGDPWEIQSSSKRIKQRQQSLLGSAVIFQALGLLAYDLQLEGISAGNLPQWLFRLGEMDWSRENALWQLHGVTTIGSQGVPILQNTKTSIDAAHRILRDFIGLALMNSNLRERTKPELPEGHLADQIVDDHTEDSTITS; this comes from the coding sequence ATGCTGCAGTTAGTGATACGAGCCGTTCCAGTACAACGTGGCCCCCAGGGCGAGCATGTCAGCTACTTGAGCAGTCTCCCCTTCGGGGATATAACTCGGCTTCTAGCTGATGGCCGCCTCTACGTTCCTAATGAACCAGAGCTACCAGATCTCGCTCAACGTAAGACAAATCCTACACGGGTCAAGTCAATTTCTCGATACATTCTCGACACCTACCAAAAAGGAAGTACCTTCTTCCCCCCAATTTGTGTGAATGTTCAGCCGTCTCCTAACTATTCAGACGGCAACCTTCTTCTGCCTTACGATTCAGTTGTGTTGCGATTAACGGATGGTCAACATAGGTGCTTTGGAATCAGAAAGGCCCTTGAAGATGTCCAGTTTAACCAACCGGCTCATTTTCCTATTCTTTCTCAAATTGAAGTAGGAGTGTTGTTGTATTCGGGATTGTCCATAGAAATGGAACGTCAAGCCTTTCGTGACCAAAATCTACTAGCCCAAAGACCAGGGACATCCTTGTCATATTCTTTTGATCAACGTTCTCTAGAGGTCACGATTGCAAAATCCCTAATAGAAAGAGTCCCGTCATTCTGCAATAACGTAGAGATGTTTGAGAATGGCTTAGGAAGAAATAATGCAAAGCTCCTTACATTCTCAACTCTAGTTAAAGCTACTCAACATATGTTTCCAGGCTTAACATCTGATGATGGCTTAGAACTGCGTACCTATTGGGCAACCTGTTTTTGGACTGCGACGGCACGTAGCCTACTTGGCGATCCATGGGAAATCCAAAGTAGTAGTAAGCGAATTAAACAAAGGCAGCAATCACTATTAGGAAGTGCTGTTATTTTCCAGGCTCTAGGCTTATTAGCTTATGATCTTCAACTAGAGGGGATCTCTGCCGGAAACCTCCCTCAATGGCTCTTTAGGTTAGGAGAAATGGATTGGAGCCGTGAAAATGCACTTTGGCAATTACATGGAGTAACTACGATCGGGTCTCAGGGAGTTCCAATTCTCCAAAACACAAAAACAAGTATTGATGCAGCGCATAGGATTCTACGCGATTTCATTGGCCTTGCCTTAATGAACAGTAATCTTAGAGAGAGGACCAAGCCAGAACTTCCTGAAGGGCATCTCGCTGACCAAATCGTTGATGATCATACCGAGGATTCCACCATAACCAGTTAG
- the dpdE gene encoding protein DpdE produces MCSLATPCENSNSIEAGNFVRSRDNTLGIGKITQIFGSDACVEYFCSFENFIYSTVPLRSLELIFLQRHTRCYLRLEEHETWQVGRISTWHSEDCRYEVHLPNKRFCYATAEEVYVRCDLPIEDPIEVLIMKGQETPFFHALRSAFVRCLIEQRAVSRGMPGLFSASIELYRHQVEVVRRVLEDPVQRYLLADEVGLGKTIEAGTILRQYLLDEPNGQAVVVVPRPLLKQWQQELESKFHLTDEVKLLTVEDLPTYHCATSPNFLILDEAQHIAALAQSTDPQQQKCFAITQGLAHKADRLLLLSATPALNHEQTFLAMLHLLDPTTYRLDDVAGFKERVHLRQDVGRVLLSFKESASPFVLKKSLGNLRSLFARDPRLLALAERLESLLSSPKVDLIERGRVIHSIRTHISDMYRLHRRMLRNRRDTVEDVLLDQSGATLQVEYDLDERAPNIHEYLDEWRIRAIGATREEGDPYYQHLHQVFLLLFCTSGTWLAILEWVVLARLKRTALPALIKELGSEAVDLLLKTPQFPGEVEILQALLDVLQQPSEEGDRIEHLQLVLKNCVRNHRGKPPKIVVFTSFTHTCQELVQQLSSVFGRQSIASYRIGQSVDQVEENTNQFRDDPNCFVLICDTSGEEGHNLQFADWLIHFDLPLSPNRLEQRNGRLNRIGRNRLLQFVVFAGADTSDSIHGEWYRLLQEGFKIFQGSISSLQFYVDRKLPEIEATLFQLGAYGFTGAIQLINEEIAAEKVSIDEQNALDEIDALGENATQYFKALDDYDAHHQDIQKAVEGWICRALMFRSHRDDNEPGIVRYKRTSRTLVPADDLIKYFKGYINQPGTYQRRKAIQHPEAMLYRIGEGLIETLKDYIHWDDRGRAFAMWRHDETWSEEEGMEWIGFRFDYVIEADLALVDGVFQQHNWKHASQAALKRRMDAIFPPVIETIFLDTRMNVVDNPQLLNILQRSYSDKRKPTHDYSLGKGRLQVIDEFVSRDDWTKLCRTSREQSESLLRQHPNFCDRCQHYATQAEQQLGDRLEQLQLRLERQAQINGDTSLALEVEIERTLKQVLITGTRHPHIRLDSIGFYIVSGRAPSQDVEEENGL; encoded by the coding sequence ATGTGTTCTCTAGCCACTCCATGTGAAAATTCTAACTCAATAGAAGCCGGGAACTTTGTCCGTTCTCGGGACAACACCCTTGGCATAGGAAAGATCACACAAATTTTTGGCTCGGATGCTTGTGTAGAATACTTTTGTTCTTTTGAGAATTTTATCTACTCAACGGTTCCTCTACGCTCGCTTGAGCTGATCTTTCTTCAGCGTCATACCCGTTGCTATCTCAGATTGGAAGAACATGAGACCTGGCAAGTGGGCAGAATTTCTACTTGGCACAGTGAAGATTGCCGCTACGAAGTTCATCTACCTAATAAGAGGTTTTGCTACGCTACTGCAGAAGAGGTTTACGTCCGTTGTGATCTCCCTATTGAGGATCCCATTGAAGTTCTTATCATGAAGGGGCAGGAAACACCCTTTTTCCATGCTCTTCGCTCTGCTTTTGTTCGCTGTCTCATTGAGCAACGTGCAGTTAGTCGCGGGATGCCTGGGCTTTTCTCGGCCAGCATTGAATTATACAGGCACCAAGTTGAAGTAGTGAGGCGGGTTTTAGAGGACCCAGTACAGAGATATCTACTGGCAGATGAAGTTGGATTGGGTAAGACAATCGAAGCAGGGACAATTTTGCGGCAATACCTGTTGGATGAGCCTAATGGGCAGGCAGTAGTGGTTGTTCCTCGTCCTTTGCTTAAGCAATGGCAGCAGGAGTTAGAAAGCAAATTTCATTTGACTGACGAAGTAAAACTGCTCACAGTTGAGGACCTTCCTACTTATCACTGTGCTACCTCACCTAACTTCCTGATTCTAGATGAAGCGCAGCATATTGCTGCGCTAGCACAATCCACTGATCCACAACAGCAGAAGTGCTTTGCAATCACCCAGGGGCTTGCACACAAAGCAGACCGCCTTTTACTTCTTTCTGCCACACCTGCGCTCAACCATGAGCAGACTTTTTTAGCGATGTTGCATCTTCTTGACCCAACCACATACCGCCTTGACGATGTTGCAGGTTTCAAAGAGCGTGTTCACTTGCGTCAGGATGTTGGTCGAGTACTCCTTTCCTTCAAGGAGAGTGCCTCGCCCTTTGTTCTTAAAAAGAGTCTTGGTAACTTGCGGAGCCTTTTTGCCCGAGATCCTCGTCTATTAGCTCTGGCTGAGCGACTTGAATCTCTTCTAAGCTCACCGAAGGTTGATTTAATTGAGCGAGGAAGAGTGATTCACTCTATCCGCACCCATATCAGCGATATGTATCGTCTCCATCGCCGTATGTTGCGCAACCGACGCGATACTGTGGAAGATGTTTTATTAGACCAATCCGGGGCAACCCTTCAGGTAGAGTATGACCTGGATGAGCGAGCGCCCAATATTCATGAGTATCTAGATGAATGGCGCATCCGGGCAATCGGGGCCACAAGAGAAGAGGGTGATCCTTACTATCAGCACCTCCATCAAGTGTTTCTGCTACTGTTTTGTACTAGTGGAACTTGGTTAGCGATTTTAGAATGGGTAGTTCTGGCGCGGCTCAAGCGTACTGCCCTGCCCGCTCTTATCAAAGAACTGGGCTCAGAAGCAGTTGATTTATTACTGAAAACCCCCCAATTTCCTGGTGAAGTCGAGATCCTTCAAGCTCTGCTTGATGTGCTTCAACAACCCTCTGAGGAGGGCGATCGCATCGAGCATCTTCAACTGGTTCTGAAGAACTGTGTTAGGAACCATAGGGGAAAACCTCCCAAAATTGTGGTCTTCACAAGCTTCACCCATACCTGCCAGGAACTAGTGCAACAATTGTCGAGCGTATTTGGAAGGCAGTCGATTGCCAGTTATCGAATTGGGCAATCCGTTGATCAGGTGGAAGAGAACACCAATCAGTTTAGAGATGACCCCAATTGTTTTGTCCTAATTTGTGATACTTCTGGCGAAGAAGGACATAATCTGCAATTTGCCGATTGGCTGATTCACTTTGATCTTCCTTTATCTCCTAATCGATTAGAGCAACGGAATGGCCGTCTGAATCGAATTGGGCGTAACCGTTTGCTACAGTTTGTTGTCTTTGCAGGAGCTGATACCAGTGACAGCATTCATGGTGAATGGTATCGGCTCTTGCAAGAAGGCTTTAAAATCTTTCAAGGATCGATTTCCAGTCTTCAGTTTTACGTAGACAGAAAGTTACCTGAAATAGAAGCCACTCTATTCCAGTTGGGTGCCTATGGCTTCACTGGGGCGATTCAATTAATTAACGAGGAAATTGCTGCCGAAAAAGTCAGCATTGATGAGCAAAATGCGCTCGATGAAATTGATGCTTTGGGAGAAAACGCAACTCAATACTTTAAAGCTTTGGATGACTATGATGCCCATCATCAGGACATTCAAAAGGCTGTAGAAGGGTGGATTTGTCGCGCCCTGATGTTTAGAAGCCATCGAGATGATAATGAGCCAGGGATTGTCCGCTACAAACGAACTTCCAGAACTCTAGTGCCAGCTGATGACTTGATTAAGTATTTTAAGGGCTACATCAACCAACCCGGAACCTATCAACGGCGTAAAGCAATACAGCACCCAGAGGCTATGTTGTATCGTATTGGCGAAGGTTTGATTGAGACTTTAAAGGACTACATTCATTGGGACGACCGGGGGCGAGCATTTGCTATGTGGCGGCACGATGAAACCTGGTCAGAAGAGGAAGGCATGGAATGGATAGGTTTCCGCTTTGATTATGTCATTGAAGCAGATTTAGCCTTAGTGGATGGAGTATTTCAGCAACACAACTGGAAGCATGCAAGCCAAGCAGCTTTGAAGCGACGCATGGATGCCATCTTCCCACCAGTAATAGAAACTATCTTTTTAGATACTCGGATGAACGTTGTAGACAATCCGCAGCTTTTAAATATCCTGCAACGCTCCTACTCAGATAAACGAAAGCCGACTCATGACTACAGCCTCGGCAAAGGGAGATTGCAGGTCATTGATGAGTTTGTGAGCCGGGATGATTGGACAAAACTCTGTCGAACATCGCGTGAACAGTCCGAATCACTGCTGCGACAGCACCCTAATTTTTGCGATCGCTGTCAGCACTATGCAACGCAAGCAGAGCAGCAGTTGGGTGATCGACTAGAGCAGCTTCAACTTCGCTTGGAACGGCAAGCCCAAATCAATGGAGACACATCGCTGGCGCTAGAAGTTGAGATTGAACGTACATTAAAGCAGGTTTTGATAACTGGGACTCGCCATCCTCACATTCGACTTGATTCTATTGGATTTTACATTGTTTCAGGGCGGGCGCCTTCTCAAGATGTTGAGGAAGAAAATGGGTTATGA